One window of Mediterraneibacter butyricigenes genomic DNA carries:
- the gatB gene encoding Asp-tRNA(Asn)/Glu-tRNA(Gln) amidotransferase subunit GatB, whose translation MAKQYETVIGLEVHVELATKTKIFCGCSTAFGGAPNTHTCPVCTGMPGSLPVLNRQVVEYALGIGLATNCKITQVCKFDRKNYFYPDNPQNYQISQLYLPIARDGYVEIEVDGQTKKIGIHEMHMEEDAGKLVHDEWEDASFVDYNRSGVPLVEIVSEPDMRSAEEVMAYLEKLRLIIQYLGASDCKLQEGSMRADVNISVREVGATEFGTRTEMKNLNSFKAIARAIEGERARQIDLIESGEEVIQESRRWDDTKEKSYAMRSKEDAKDYRYFPEPDLVPIVISDEWIAEVKARQPEFRTEKLERYKKEFEIPEYDAEILTGSKKMADIFEETTAICNKPKKVSNWLMVETMRLLKDRGMEVEDLSFSPANLAKLIDLTEAGTVNSSVAKEVFEHVFDEDVDPEVYVEEHGLKTVNDEGALKAALEQAIANNPKAVADYKGGKEKALGALVGQTMKAMKGKANPGMINQMLREMLK comes from the coding sequence ATGGCAAAGCAATATGAGACAGTCATCGGTCTGGAAGTACATGTAGAACTTGCAACCAAAACCAAAATTTTCTGCGGATGCAGTACCGCATTCGGAGGAGCCCCCAATACCCATACGTGTCCGGTCTGCACCGGAATGCCGGGATCTTTACCGGTACTGAACCGTCAGGTGGTAGAATATGCTTTGGGTATCGGTCTGGCAACCAACTGCAAGATCACACAGGTCTGCAAATTTGACCGGAAGAATTATTTCTATCCGGACAACCCGCAGAACTATCAGATCTCCCAGTTATATTTGCCGATTGCAAGAGACGGATATGTGGAGATTGAAGTAGACGGTCAGACCAAGAAAATTGGAATCCATGAAATGCATATGGAAGAAGATGCGGGAAAACTGGTACATGACGAGTGGGAAGATGCTTCTTTCGTAGATTATAACCGAAGCGGAGTGCCGCTGGTAGAGATCGTATCCGAGCCGGATATGCGTTCCGCAGAAGAAGTGATGGCTTATCTGGAAAAATTACGTCTGATCATTCAGTATCTGGGCGCATCAGACTGCAAACTTCAGGAAGGTTCTATGCGTGCGGATGTTAATATTTCCGTCCGGGAAGTAGGAGCAACCGAGTTTGGAACCCGTACCGAGATGAAGAACCTGAATTCTTTCAAGGCCATAGCAAGAGCCATCGAAGGAGAGAGAGCCCGTCAGATCGATCTGATCGAATCCGGCGAGGAAGTAATCCAGGAGTCCAGAAGATGGGACGATACCAAAGAAAAATCTTACGCCATGCGTTCCAAGGAAGATGCGAAAGACTATCGTTACTTCCCGGAACCGGATCTGGTGCCGATCGTGATCAGCGACGAATGGATCGCAGAAGTAAAGGCTCGTCAGCCGGAATTTCGTACCGAGAAGCTGGAGCGTTATAAAAAAGAATTTGAGATTCCGGAGTATGATGCAGAGATCCTGACTGGTTCTAAGAAGATGGCAGACATTTTTGAAGAGACGACTGCAATTTGCAACAAGCCGAAGAAAGTGTCCAACTGGCTGATGGTAGAGACGATGCGTCTGTTAAAAGACCGTGGCATGGAAGTGGAAGACTTAAGCTTCTCTCCGGCAAATCTTGCAAAACTGATCGATCTGACCGAAGCCGGAACCGTCAACAGTTCCGTGGCAAAGGAAGTCTTTGAGCATGTCTTTGATGAGGATGTGGATCCGGAGGTTTATGTAGAGGAACACGGTCTGAAGACGGTTAACGACGAGGGTGCACTGAAAGCGGCACTGGAACAGGCAATCGCCAATAATCCGAAAGCAGTAGCGGACTATAAAGGCGGAAAAGAAAAAGCCCTTGGAGCGCTGGTTGGACAGACCATGAAAGCAATGAAGGGAAAAGCAAATCCGGGCATGATCAACCAGATGCTGCGGGAAATGCTGAAATAG
- the gatA gene encoding Asp-tRNA(Asn)/Glu-tRNA(Gln) amidotransferase subunit GatA has translation MEILSLTATELSEKIKQKEITVVEATKAVLEQIKKAEPVINSYVTVDEEGALAQAEEVQKKIDAGELTGPLAGVPVAVKDNMCVEGQLTTCSSKILYNFKPTFSSEAVLNLKKAGMVIVGKTNMDEFAMGSTTETSYYGPTKNPHNTEHVPGGSSGGSCAAVAAQECFMALGSDTGGSIRQPSSFCGVVGLKPTYGTVSRYGLIAYGSSLDQIGPVAKDVTDCATLLEAIASHDTKDSTSVEREDYDFTSALVEDVKGLKIGIPKDYFGDGLDPEVKEAILKAADVLKEKGAIVEEFDLSLVQYAIPAYYVIASAEASSNLERFDGVKYGYRTEEYEGLHNMYKKTRSEGFGAEVKRRIMLGSFVLSSGYYDAYYLKALRTKALIKKAFDEAFEKYDMILAPAAPTTAPELGKSLSDPIKMYLGDIYTISVNLAGLPGISLPVGKDKKGLPIGMQLIGDGFQEKKLIRAAYTYECATKKEFEGPADLSAVPGKEA, from the coding sequence ATGGAGATATTAAGTCTGACAGCCACGGAGCTGAGTGAAAAGATTAAGCAAAAAGAGATCACGGTGGTGGAAGCGACCAAAGCCGTGTTGGAGCAGATAAAGAAAGCAGAGCCTGTCATCAACAGTTATGTGACCGTAGATGAAGAGGGGGCACTTGCACAGGCAGAAGAAGTGCAGAAGAAGATCGATGCAGGGGAACTAACAGGACCGCTGGCAGGTGTACCGGTAGCGGTAAAGGACAATATGTGCGTCGAGGGACAGCTTACGACCTGCAGTTCCAAAATCTTATATAATTTCAAACCGACCTTTTCCTCGGAAGCAGTCCTGAATCTGAAAAAGGCGGGAATGGTCATCGTTGGAAAGACCAATATGGACGAGTTTGCCATGGGAAGTACCACAGAGACTTCTTACTATGGTCCGACCAAAAATCCACACAATACGGAGCATGTCCCGGGAGGATCCTCCGGAGGAAGCTGCGCGGCAGTGGCAGCACAGGAATGCTTTATGGCACTGGGATCTGATACCGGTGGATCGATCCGTCAGCCAAGTTCCTTCTGTGGAGTGGTAGGATTGAAGCCGACTTACGGAACCGTATCTCGTTACGGTTTGATCGCCTATGGTTCTTCTCTGGATCAGATCGGACCGGTAGCAAAAGACGTGACAGACTGTGCGACCCTTCTGGAAGCGATTGCGTCTCATGATACAAAGGATTCTACTTCCGTGGAAAGAGAGGACTATGATTTCACAAGCGCATTGGTAGAAGATGTGAAAGGTCTGAAGATTGGAATTCCGAAGGATTATTTCGGAGACGGACTGGATCCGGAAGTAAAAGAGGCAATTTTAAAGGCAGCGGATGTGCTGAAAGAAAAAGGAGCCATCGTCGAAGAATTTGACTTAAGTTTAGTACAGTATGCGATTCCGGCTTATTATGTCATTGCATCTGCCGAGGCAAGTTCCAACCTGGAGCGATTCGACGGAGTGAAATATGGCTACCGTACCGAAGAGTACGAAGGTCTTCACAACATGTATAAGAAGACTCGTTCCGAAGGATTCGGCGCAGAAGTAAAACGCCGGATCATGTTGGGTTCTTTCGTATTGAGTTCCGGATATTATGATGCATACTACCTGAAAGCACTTCGAACCAAGGCTCTGATCAAGAAAGCCTTTGACGAAGCCTTTGAAAAATACGATATGATCCTGGCACCGGCAGCCCCGACGACGGCACCGGAGCTTGGAAAGAGTCTGAGCGATCCGATCAAAATGTATCTGGGAGATATTTATACGATTTCTGTCAACCTGGCAGGGCTTCCGGGAATTTCTCTTCCGGTGGGCAAAGATAAAAAAGGACTGCCGATCGGTATGCAGTTGATTGGTGACGGATTCCAGGAAAAGAAACTGATCCGTGCCGCATACACCTATGAATGTGCAACGAAAAAAGAATTTGAAGGACCGGCAGATCTTTCTGCAGTTCCGGGAAAGGAGGCGTAA
- the gatC gene encoding Asp-tRNA(Asn)/Glu-tRNA(Gln) amidotransferase subunit GatC: protein MANKISDETIEYVGILAKLELSGEEKEHAKADMEKMLDYIDTLNELDTTGIEPMSHVFPVQNVFREDVVTNGDEKEKTLANAPECNEDYFEVPKTIG from the coding sequence ATGGCAAATAAGATTTCAGATGAAACCATCGAGTATGTAGGAATTCTTGCAAAGCTGGAACTGTCCGGGGAGGAAAAGGAACATGCCAAAGCGGACATGGAAAAGATGTTGGATTATATTGATACACTGAATGAATTGGATACTACGGGGATCGAACCGATGTCCCATGTATTTCCGGTACAGAATGTATTCCGTGAGGATGTAGTGACAAACGGAGATGAGAAAGAAAAGACTCTGGCAAATGCACCGGAATGTAATGAAGATTATTTCGAAGTTCCGAAGACGATAGGATAG
- a CDS encoding PaaI family thioesterase: MDYEKLIKTRNSTNYFANMMDLRIIEIKKGYARTVIDPVTKTHLNPINSVHGGCLFTIADVTAGSAASSYGIQVTTLDSHFNFLRPGLHTTKLTGEATELKHGKNISVYTVEIKDQDDTVLAEGTFTFASLGKPIVFHD; the protein is encoded by the coding sequence ATGGACTACGAAAAGCTTATCAAAACACGAAATTCAACCAATTATTTTGCTAATATGATGGATCTTCGGATTATCGAGATCAAAAAAGGCTATGCCCGCACTGTAATTGATCCTGTTACAAAGACCCATTTAAATCCGATCAATTCCGTACATGGCGGATGTCTGTTTACCATTGCCGACGTTACAGCCGGTTCCGCTGCATCTTCTTACGGAATCCAGGTCACAACCTTAGACAGTCATTTTAACTTTCTTCGTCCCGGACTTCACACGACAAAACTGACCGGGGAAGCCACGGAATTAAAACATGGAAAAAACATTTCCGTCTATACCGTGGAAATTAAAGATCAGGATGACACCGTACTGGCTGAAGGAACTTTTACGTTTGCTTCTCTGGGCAAACCCATCGTCTTTCACGATTAA
- the aroE gene encoding shikimate dehydrogenase encodes MSNTYRKELVGVFGYPVDENPTVIPEEAAFHALDLDFRYLTIEVHPKDLKDAMQAVRALNFRGINLTIPHKCEVLKYLDSISPEAEIIGAVNVVVNQMGKLHGDNTDGKGFLKSLTDEGISPVHKKVTILGAGGAARAIAVELALAGTSHIRIINRQEERGHHLALLIQERTPAIGSYLPWTPEIIIPSDTDILINTSPVGMYPNTDEQPDIAYDSIASHMIVCDVITNDPHTCFLKEAEKRGAKTIHGLNMMINQGAINFTLWTGEEAPIDVMTDSIVKEFHL; translated from the coding sequence ATGTCAAACACCTATCGCAAAGAACTTGTTGGAGTCTTCGGTTATCCGGTAGATGAAAATCCAACGGTGATTCCCGAAGAAGCTGCTTTCCATGCACTGGATCTTGATTTTCGGTATCTGACGATTGAAGTGCATCCGAAAGATCTGAAAGATGCCATGCAGGCTGTCCGTGCCTTGAATTTTCGAGGAATCAACCTGACAATTCCTCACAAATGTGAAGTTTTAAAATATCTGGACAGCATTTCTCCTGAAGCAGAGATCATCGGTGCTGTAAATGTGGTCGTCAATCAGATGGGCAAACTTCATGGAGATAACACTGACGGGAAAGGCTTTTTAAAATCTTTGACCGATGAGGGAATTTCTCCTGTTCATAAAAAAGTTACCATTCTCGGAGCCGGAGGCGCTGCCCGTGCTATTGCAGTAGAACTGGCCCTTGCCGGTACCAGTCACATCAGGATTATCAATCGTCAGGAAGAACGCGGACATCATCTTGCGCTTCTGATTCAGGAACGCACGCCCGCAATTGGTTCTTATCTTCCCTGGACACCGGAAATCATTATCCCGTCAGATACGGATATCCTAATCAACACCTCTCCTGTTGGAATGTATCCAAATACGGATGAACAACCAGATATCGCCTACGACTCCATTGCATCTCATATGATTGTCTGTGATGTCATTACCAACGACCCACATACCTGCTTTTTAAAAGAAGCAGAAAAAAGAGGTGCCAAAACCATTCACGGCCTGAATATGATGATCAATCAGGGAGCCATCAATTTCACGCTCTGGACCGGAGAAGAAGCTCCCATCGATGTAATGACCGATTCCATCGTAAAAGAATTTCATCTTTAA
- the dapF gene encoding diaminopimelate epimerase, whose product MKFTKMHGIGNDYVYVNCFEEQVWNPSEVAIKVSDRHFGIGSDGLILICPSNKADFEMKMYNADGSRGEMCGNGIRCVAKYVYEYGLTDQEHISVETLGGIKYLDLTVEDGKVLQVKVDMGEPILEAEKIPIVSEHDRVIDEPITVDGIEYRITGVSMGNPHDVLFVEDVKGLDIEKVGPSFENHERFPKRINTEFVKVLDRNTVEMRVWERGSGETLACGTGACATAVACILNGLTEHEVTVKLLGGELKIEWQGEGHPVYMTGPATVVFDGEINLDEM is encoded by the coding sequence ATGAAATTTACAAAGATGCATGGAATCGGAAATGATTATGTATATGTCAACTGTTTTGAGGAACAGGTGTGGAATCCGTCAGAAGTAGCGATCAAAGTCAGTGACCGCCATTTTGGGATCGGGTCGGATGGTTTGATCCTGATTTGCCCGTCCAACAAGGCAGATTTTGAGATGAAGATGTATAATGCGGACGGTTCCCGTGGAGAAATGTGCGGAAACGGAATCCGTTGTGTGGCGAAATATGTGTATGAATATGGCTTGACGGATCAGGAACATATTTCCGTGGAAACCCTTGGGGGAATAAAATATCTGGATCTGACGGTGGAAGACGGAAAAGTTCTTCAGGTAAAAGTGGATATGGGAGAACCCATCCTGGAAGCGGAGAAGATTCCGATTGTTTCCGAACATGATCGTGTGATCGATGAACCGATTACTGTAGATGGAATCGAATATCGAATCACCGGTGTGTCTATGGGAAATCCGCATGATGTGCTGTTTGTCGAGGATGTGAAAGGGCTGGATATTGAAAAAGTAGGCCCATCTTTCGAAAACCATGAAAGATTTCCGAAACGGATTAATACAGAGTTTGTAAAAGTTCTGGATCGAAATACAGTGGAAATGCGTGTGTGGGAACGTGGATCGGGAGAAACACTTGCCTGTGGAACCGGAGCCTGCGCGACAGCAGTGGCATGCATTTTGAATGGACTGACAGAGCATGAGGTGACAGTAAAACTTCTCGGCGGAGAGTTGAAGATCGAGTGGCAGGGAGAGGGACATCCGGTTTATATGACCGGTCCTGCAACCGTGGTATTTGATGGAGAGATTAATCTGGATGAGATGTAG
- a CDS encoding alanine/glycine:cation symporter family protein, with translation MEVFVTVMNKVNDIIWHPVMCVFLMFAALWFTVRLKGMQVRRLKDMVNCLLEKGDNKEDTGLSSFQAFATTVGGRVGTGNIAGTATAVFMGGPGALFWMWVTAILGASTGMVECILGQAYKTRNLGELTGGPAFYLSNGIKNKTLGKTLAVLFCIAVFIGPGFLLPAMQTQTAATAVNGAFGISFLFVGILMTVIVGIVTMGGIKRIGQVAELLAPIMCGIYFIITIIILVVNIDQVPAVFGSIFASAFGKDAVFGGIVGSALAWGIKRGFFSNDAGNGMSPLISSTSDTSHPVKQGLVQGFSVYIDTLLVCTCTGISVLLAGTYNVAADGAGKVLLVEKLPGVQYGIAFMQEAMSVTVGKAGAILLAIMLFVFIFTTMLSYSYQLESTCKFLFGERKWVVTFVRILFLVFCMFGILIDGDTIWPMGDIGVGCMLWVNTFGILLLTPKVIAIVKDYEKQKNLGLDPLFDPATVGIEDEANVWGTYVEKKKQRGDYENPDLGYGKEK, from the coding sequence ATGGAAGTATTTGTAACTGTTATGAACAAGGTCAATGACATTATCTGGCATCCGGTAATGTGCGTGTTCCTGATGTTTGCTGCATTGTGGTTTACTGTCAGGTTGAAAGGGATGCAGGTGCGCCGGCTGAAAGACATGGTAAACTGTCTTCTGGAAAAAGGAGACAACAAAGAAGATACCGGTCTTTCGTCTTTTCAGGCTTTTGCGACAACGGTAGGTGGCCGGGTGGGAACCGGAAACATCGCCGGTACGGCAACGGCTGTATTTATGGGAGGCCCGGGCGCGTTGTTCTGGATGTGGGTCACTGCGATTCTCGGAGCATCTACCGGAATGGTAGAGTGTATTCTGGGACAGGCCTATAAGACCAGAAATTTAGGAGAACTGACCGGAGGACCGGCTTTTTATCTGTCCAATGGAATCAAGAATAAGACGCTGGGAAAAACTCTGGCGGTGCTGTTCTGTATTGCGGTATTTATCGGACCGGGATTTCTGCTTCCGGCGATGCAGACTCAGACGGCAGCAACGGCGGTAAACGGAGCGTTTGGGATCTCCTTTTTATTTGTTGGAATTCTCATGACTGTGATCGTTGGAATCGTAACCATGGGTGGAATCAAGCGAATCGGCCAGGTGGCAGAGCTATTGGCTCCGATCATGTGTGGCATTTATTTTATCATTACGATCATCATTCTTGTGGTAAATATCGATCAGGTTCCAGCGGTATTCGGCTCGATTTTTGCCAGTGCATTTGGAAAAGATGCAGTATTCGGAGGAATTGTGGGTTCTGCTCTGGCATGGGGAATCAAACGTGGATTCTTCTCCAATGATGCCGGTAACGGAATGAGTCCGCTGATCTCATCCACATCGGATACGTCCCATCCGGTAAAACAGGGGCTGGTACAGGGATTTTCTGTTTATATTGATACATTGTTGGTCTGCACCTGTACCGGAATTTCTGTATTACTTGCGGGAACCTATAACGTGGCGGCGGACGGCGCAGGAAAAGTGCTGCTGGTAGAAAAATTACCGGGAGTTCAGTATGGAATTGCCTTCATGCAGGAAGCAATGTCTGTGACAGTTGGAAAAGCGGGAGCAATTCTTCTGGCGATCATGCTGTTTGTCTTTATTTTTACTACGATGCTGTCTTATTCCTATCAATTGGAATCCACCTGTAAATTCCTGTTTGGAGAGAGAAAATGGGTGGTAACTTTTGTAAGAATCCTGTTTCTGGTATTCTGTATGTTTGGAATCCTGATCGACGGAGATACGATCTGGCCAATGGGTGATATCGGAGTTGGATGTATGCTCTGGGTCAATACTTTTGGAATCCTTCTGCTGACCCCGAAGGTGATTGCAATTGTGAAAGACTATGAGAAACAGAAAAATCTTGGTCTGGATCCACTCTTTGATCCGGCAACTGTAGGAATCGAAGATGAAGCAAATGTCTGGGGTACCTATGTGGAGAAGAAAAAGCAAAGAGGAGATTATGAGAATCCGGATCTGGGTTATGGAAAGGAAAAGTAA
- a CDS encoding ANTAR domain-containing response regulator codes for MSNIIVVFPKKEIATNIRNILVRSGFDVLAVTTTGAQALHYVDTLDDGVIVCGYRLSDMMYSDIRDYLPDSFQLLLIASADKWGDGLEEGVVGLPMPIKVYDLVNTLEMILQTMRRRRKKRREALKNRDPKQREIINQAKGLLMERNGMTEEEAHRYLQKNSMDTGTSMIETAQMILTIMSE; via the coding sequence TTGAGCAATATCATTGTTGTATTCCCCAAAAAAGAGATTGCAACAAATATCCGGAACATTCTGGTAAGAAGCGGATTTGATGTGCTGGCTGTCACAACGACAGGTGCCCAGGCTCTGCACTATGTGGATACATTGGACGATGGAGTGATCGTGTGTGGATATCGACTCTCTGATATGATGTACAGTGATATCAGAGACTATCTTCCGGATTCTTTCCAACTTCTGCTGATCGCATCAGCGGATAAATGGGGAGACGGACTGGAAGAAGGGGTGGTCGGACTTCCCATGCCGATCAAAGTGTACGATCTGGTCAATACTCTGGAAATGATCCTGCAGACCATGAGACGAAGGAGAAAAAAACGCAGGGAAGCTTTAAAGAACCGGGATCCGAAACAACGGGAGATCATTAATCAGGCCAAAGGTCTTCTGATGGAGCGAAATGGTATGACAGAAGAGGAAGCACATCGGTATCTGCAGAAAAACAGTATGGATACAGGAACCAGCATGATAGAAACCGCACAAATGATCCTGACGATCATGTCAGAATAG
- the glnA gene encoding type I glutamate--ammonia ligase has product MRNYTREDIFEMIEEEDIGFIRLQFTDIWGMMKNVAITPGQLQKALEKGCMFDGAAIEGFAKIEESDMYLFPDIRTFEIFPWRPQQGKVARLICDVHRPDGHHYESDPRNILKCAIQKAAEEGYTLNVGPECEFFLFHTDEDGMPTTLTHEKAGYFDMGPLDLGENARRDIVLTLEDMGFEVEASHHEGAPAQHEVDFKYDDALTTADNIMTFKLVVKMIAKRHGLHATFMPKPKAGVNGSGMHINMSLSKNGKNIFQDPEDKNGLSREAYYFIGGLLKHMKAITCLTNPTVNSYKRFVPGYEAPVYIAWSMQNRSPLIRIPAVDGEETRIELRSPDATANPYLALAVLLEAGMDGIRNQIMPPESVDLNIFEMSEEERQALGLEKLPMTLAEAVDELEKDELICKVLGEDLSTKLIESYREKYREYQQQITQWEIDQYLHKM; this is encoded by the coding sequence ATGCGAAACTATACACGAGAAGATATATTTGAAATGATCGAGGAAGAGGATATTGGATTTATCCGGTTACAGTTCACAGACATCTGGGGGATGATGAAAAATGTGGCGATCACACCTGGACAGCTTCAGAAAGCGCTGGAGAAAGGCTGCATGTTTGATGGGGCTGCGATCGAGGGCTTTGCGAAGATTGAAGAGTCGGACATGTACCTGTTCCCGGATATCCGTACCTTTGAGATTTTTCCGTGGAGACCTCAGCAGGGAAAGGTGGCGCGCCTGATCTGTGATGTCCATCGCCCGGACGGACACCATTATGAAAGTGATCCGAGAAATATCCTGAAATGTGCGATCCAGAAAGCGGCAGAGGAAGGCTATACTCTGAATGTGGGACCGGAGTGTGAATTTTTCCTGTTCCATACCGATGAAGATGGTATGCCGACGACACTGACACATGAAAAGGCTGGATATTTTGATATGGGTCCTCTGGATCTGGGGGAAAATGCAAGAAGAGATATTGTGCTGACTCTGGAAGATATGGGATTCGAGGTTGAGGCTTCCCATCACGAGGGCGCACCGGCGCAGCATGAAGTGGATTTTAAATATGATGATGCCCTGACAACGGCGGACAATATCATGACCTTTAAGCTGGTGGTAAAAATGATCGCAAAACGTCATGGTCTTCATGCTACATTTATGCCGAAACCGAAGGCGGGAGTCAACGGATCGGGAATGCATATCAATATGTCGCTTTCGAAGAACGGTAAAAACATTTTCCAGGATCCGGAAGACAAGAACGGCCTGAGCCGGGAAGCGTATTATTTTATCGGAGGTTTGTTGAAGCATATGAAGGCGATTACCTGCCTGACTAATCCGACGGTAAATTCTTATAAGAGATTTGTACCGGGATATGAAGCACCGGTATATATTGCGTGGTCCATGCAGAATCGAAGTCCGCTGATCCGGATTCCGGCGGTTGACGGGGAGGAAACCAGAATCGAACTGAGAAGTCCGGATGCGACTGCCAATCCCTATCTGGCACTGGCAGTGCTTCTGGAAGCGGGAATGGATGGAATTCGCAATCAGATTATGCCGCCCGAGAGTGTGGATCTGAATATTTTTGAGATGTCAGAAGAAGAACGACAGGCTCTGGGTCTGGAAAAATTACCGATGACACTGGCAGAAGCAGTGGATGAACTGGAAAAGGATGAGTTGATCTGCAAGGTGCTGGGAGAAGATCTTTCCACAAAACTGATCGAATCCTATCGGGAAAAATACAGAGAGTATCAGCAGCAGATCACCCAGTGGGAGATCGACCAATACTTACATAAAATGTAG
- a CDS encoding polysaccharide deacetylase family protein, which yields MKKYSLVILAALVVVAGSLRYLSSLARVTANVSGRELPIYSVETEEKKVALSFDAAWGNEDTQKILDILKKEKVHVTFFMTGGWVSEYPEDVKAIKAAGHDLGNHSETHKNMSQLSKEEQKEELMKVHEEVKELTGVEMELFRPPYGDYDDQVILTAKECGYYPIQWDVDSLDWKNYGTDSVIQTILEHKNLRNGSIILCHNGAKYTADALESVIRGLKEKGYEIVPISELIYRENYHMDPAGRQISDER from the coding sequence ATGAAAAAATATAGTCTGGTTATTCTGGCGGCACTTGTGGTCGTGGCGGGTTCCTTAAGATATCTTTCTTCTCTGGCGAGAGTGACGGCAAATGTCAGTGGAAGGGAATTGCCGATCTATTCGGTGGAGACGGAAGAGAAGAAGGTGGCGTTGTCATTTGACGCAGCCTGGGGTAATGAGGACACACAGAAAATCCTGGATATTCTGAAAAAGGAAAAAGTCCATGTAACCTTTTTTATGACCGGTGGATGGGTCAGTGAGTACCCGGAAGATGTAAAGGCAATCAAAGCGGCGGGGCATGACCTGGGAAATCACAGTGAAACTCATAAAAACATGAGTCAGTTATCGAAAGAAGAACAGAAAGAAGAACTGATGAAGGTGCATGAAGAGGTGAAAGAGCTGACGGGGGTGGAGATGGAACTGTTCCGACCGCCTTACGGAGATTATGATGATCAGGTGATCCTGACGGCAAAAGAGTGCGGATATTATCCGATTCAATGGGACGTGGACAGTCTGGACTGGAAAAATTACGGAACAGACAGCGTGATTCAGACCATTCTGGAGCATAAAAATCTACGAAACGGCTCCATCATTCTCTGTCATAACGGAGCAAAATATACGGCCGATGCGCTGGAATCTGTGATCCGGGGACTGAAAGAAAAGGGATATGAGATCGTACCGATTTCGGAACTGATCTATCGGGAAAATTATCATATGGATCCGGCGGGACGGCAGATTTCTGATGAAAGATGA
- a CDS encoding TIGR03943 family putative permease subunit yields the protein MDEPRVMLYLMTGFLDSGKSQFLKFTLQQDYFQVDGTTLLILCEEGEEEFDEKQFAKYGVKILTVEDQEDLTEEWLQELEDTYHPERVVVEYNGMWKVSEFEALTLPEGWGIAQKLTTVDASTFEVYMMNLKPLFVEMVRDSELVVFNRCTDVKPLAGYRRSVKVVSPQAEVVFENDQGEIENIFADSVPFDLDAPVIQIPNEDYGIWYVDMMDHPDRYKGKVVEIIARAMKPKGFPPKYIMPGRMAMTCCADDTSFIGYLCDYEDAPSLKPGEWVKVRAKVTFRHVSVYRGRGPVLKAISVEPADPVPELVYFN from the coding sequence ATGGATGAACCAAGAGTAATGCTGTATCTGATGACAGGATTTCTGGACAGCGGAAAATCTCAGTTTCTGAAATTTACCCTGCAGCAGGATTATTTTCAGGTAGACGGAACTACGCTTCTGATCCTCTGCGAAGAGGGAGAAGAAGAGTTTGATGAAAAACAGTTTGCAAAATACGGAGTAAAGATCCTGACAGTGGAAGATCAGGAAGATCTGACCGAGGAATGGCTGCAGGAATTGGAAGATACCTACCATCCGGAACGTGTTGTGGTAGAATACAACGGAATGTGGAAAGTCAGTGAATTTGAGGCACTGACTCTGCCGGAAGGCTGGGGGATTGCCCAGAAGCTGACCACAGTGGATGCCAGCACCTTTGAGGTGTATATGATGAATTTAAAACCGCTGTTTGTGGAAATGGTCAGAGATTCGGAACTGGTGGTATTTAACCGTTGTACCGATGTAAAGCCGCTGGCAGGATATCGAAGAAGTGTAAAGGTAGTCAGCCCGCAAGCAGAAGTTGTCTTTGAAAATGATCAGGGCGAGATTGAGAATATCTTTGCGGACAGCGTACCGTTTGATCTGGATGCACCGGTGATTCAGATTCCGAATGAAGATTATGGAATCTGGTATGTGGATATGATGGATCACCCGGATCGTTACAAGGGAAAAGTGGTAGAGATTATTGCGAGAGCAATGAAACCAAAGGGATTCCCGCCGAAATATATTATGCCGGGACGTATGGCCATGACCTGTTGTGCGGATGATACCTCGTTTATCGGATATCTTTGCGATTATGAGGATGCACCTTCTCTCAAACCGGGAGAATGGGTGAAAGTCCGGGCAAAAGTAACTTTCCGCCATGTATCGGTTTACAGAGGCAGAGGTCCGGTATTGAAGGCAATCAGCGTAGAACCGGCGGATCCGGTACCGGAGCTGGTATATTTCAATTAA